From one Mytilus edulis chromosome 1, xbMytEdul2.2, whole genome shotgun sequence genomic stretch:
- the LOC139510087 gene encoding organic solute transporter subunit alpha-like isoform X2, which yields MDARLGVFLFLLVTVLHVQTVVYLKENQYPDVIVALTICCILCVTMIVIYLEAVYFVFRFHSNTRQKIRIMFLLALCPIIAWTSLLAILVPTATLLSEFTASIYVGVCIVVFLNMLLEYLGGTTQLLTDMSDQTLTFGTPPCCCCCMCCKCCRFPFNKKTLRVASVFTIQIAIVRPIVLFVAAVLWTDGKYASGDEGEQSSITFPIQVFSGVSTILGVWGLQIVYRATRDRLTMFRVNLKFASFQLTFAIVNLQNFILAILGKNGIPACEGSRGPLMRGSRLNHYLLVIEMFLLCILSRFAYRRQEAKNIQEYSMDGVTSSIKDSSDKEVNGIDNFVDVATHYKRKCQVSKTIYSTFTIRTNASDVLQQDGYNK from the exons ATGGATGCACGACTAGGAGTTTTCCTTTTCTTGCTTGTGACAGTCCTACATGTACAGACAGTAGTTT ATCTGAAAGAAAACCAGTACCCTGACGTGATAGTGGCTTTGACAATATGTTGTATACTATGTGTAACGATGATAGTAATATACCTAGAGGCAGTTTACTTTGTGTTCAGATTTCACAGCAACACACGACAGAAAATAAGGATCATGTTCTTACTAGCTCTATGTCCC atcaTTGCATGGACTTCTTTGTTAGCAATTCTAGTACCAACTGCAACATTGCTTAGCGAATTTACTGCCTCAAT ATACGTCGGTGTTTGTATAGTAGTGTTTCTAAACATGTTATTGGAGTATCTGGGAGGGACGACACAACTGTTAACCGACATGTCTGATCAGACGTTAACATTCGGTACACCTCCATGTTGTTGCTGCTGTATGTGCTGTAAATGCTGTAGATTTCCTTTTAACAA AAAGACCTTACGAGTAGCATCAGTATTTACCATACAAATTGCCATAGTTCGACCCATTGTATTGTTTGTAGCGGCAGTGCTTTGGACTGACGGCAAGTACGCATCAGGAGACGAG GGAGAACAGTCAAGCATTACTTTTCCAATCCAGGTTTTTAGTGGAGTGTCAACGATTTTGGGAGTCTGGGGACTTCAAATAGTCTACCGGGCCACACGAGACCGATTAACCATGTTTAGAGTTAACTTAAAATTTGCGTCATTCCAGCTAACGTTCGCGATAGTCAACCTACAAAATTTTATATTAGCAATTTTAGGGAAAAACGGGATACCTGCTTGCGAAGGTAGTAGAGGGCCTTTAATGCGTGGTTCAA GACTGAATCACTATTTGTTAGTGATAGAAATGTTCCTACTCTGTATTTTATCCCGATTCGCCTATCGTCGACAGGAGGCAAAGAATATACAAGAGTATAGTATGGATGGAGTGACATCGAGTATAAAAGATTCCAGCGACAAAGAAGTAAATGGCATTGATAACTTTGTTGATGTAGCAACT caTTATAAACGGAAGTGCCAAGTATCAAAGACTATCTACAGTACCTTTACAATAAGGACGAATGCATCGGATGTTTTACAGCAGGACGgctataacaaataa
- the LOC139510087 gene encoding organic solute transporter subunit alpha-like isoform X6, with protein MNFKSTATMLNCSNEYPRTEVLYRDLKENQYPDVIVALTICCILCVTMIVIYLEAVYFVFRFHSNTRQKIRIMFLLALCPIIAWTSLLAILVPTATLLSEFTASIYVGVCIVVFLNMLLEYLGGTTQLLTDMSDQTLTFGTPPCCCCCMCCKCCRFPFNKKTLRVASVFTIQIAIVRPIVLFVAAVLWTDGKYASGDEGEQSSITFPIQVFSGVSTILGVWGLQIVYRATRDRLTMFRVNLKFASFQLTFAIVNLQNFILAILGKNGIPACEGSRGPLMRGSRLNHYLLVIEMFLLCILSRFAYRRQEAKNIQEYSMDGVTSSIKDSSDKEDDGSRLYRYQQ; from the exons ATCTGAAAGAAAACCAGTACCCTGACGTGATAGTGGCTTTGACAATATGTTGTATACTATGTGTAACGATGATAGTAATATACCTAGAGGCAGTTTACTTTGTGTTCAGATTTCACAGCAACACACGACAGAAAATAAGGATCATGTTCTTACTAGCTCTATGTCCC atcaTTGCATGGACTTCTTTGTTAGCAATTCTAGTACCAACTGCAACATTGCTTAGCGAATTTACTGCCTCAAT ATACGTCGGTGTTTGTATAGTAGTGTTTCTAAACATGTTATTGGAGTATCTGGGAGGGACGACACAACTGTTAACCGACATGTCTGATCAGACGTTAACATTCGGTACACCTCCATGTTGTTGCTGCTGTATGTGCTGTAAATGCTGTAGATTTCCTTTTAACAA AAAGACCTTACGAGTAGCATCAGTATTTACCATACAAATTGCCATAGTTCGACCCATTGTATTGTTTGTAGCGGCAGTGCTTTGGACTGACGGCAAGTACGCATCAGGAGACGAG GGAGAACAGTCAAGCATTACTTTTCCAATCCAGGTTTTTAGTGGAGTGTCAACGATTTTGGGAGTCTGGGGACTTCAAATAGTCTACCGGGCCACACGAGACCGATTAACCATGTTTAGAGTTAACTTAAAATTTGCGTCATTCCAGCTAACGTTCGCGATAGTCAACCTACAAAATTTTATATTAGCAATTTTAGGGAAAAACGGGATACCTGCTTGCGAAGGTAGTAGAGGGCCTTTAATGCGTGGTTCAA GACTGAATCACTATTTGTTAGTGATAGAAATGTTCCTACTCTGTATTTTATCCCGATTCGCCTATCGTCGACAGGAGGCAAAGAATATACAAGAGTATAGTATGGATGGAGTGACATCGAGTATAAAAGATTCCAGCGACAAAGAA GATGATGGCTCTAGACTATACAGATATCAACAGTGA
- the LOC139510087 gene encoding organic solute transporter subunit alpha-like isoform X3, with translation MLNCSNEYPRTEVLYRDLKENQYPDVIVALTICCILCVTMIVIYLEAVYFVFRFHSNTRQKIRIMFLLALCPIIAWTSLLAILVPTATLLSEFTASIYVGVCIVVFLNMLLEYLGGTTQLLTDMSDQTLTFGTPPCCCCCMCCKCCRFPFNKKTLRVASVFTIQIAIVRPIVLFVAAVLWTDGKYASGDEGEQSSITFPIQVFSGVSTILGVWGLQIVYRATRDRLTMFRVNLKFASFQLTFAIVNLQNFILAILGKNGIPACEGSRGPLMRGSRLNHYLLVIEMFLLCILSRFAYRRQEAKNIQEYSMDGVTSSIKDSSDKEVNGIDNFVDVATHYKRKCQVSKTIYSTFTIRTNASDVLQQDGYNK, from the exons ATCTGAAAGAAAACCAGTACCCTGACGTGATAGTGGCTTTGACAATATGTTGTATACTATGTGTAACGATGATAGTAATATACCTAGAGGCAGTTTACTTTGTGTTCAGATTTCACAGCAACACACGACAGAAAATAAGGATCATGTTCTTACTAGCTCTATGTCCC atcaTTGCATGGACTTCTTTGTTAGCAATTCTAGTACCAACTGCAACATTGCTTAGCGAATTTACTGCCTCAAT ATACGTCGGTGTTTGTATAGTAGTGTTTCTAAACATGTTATTGGAGTATCTGGGAGGGACGACACAACTGTTAACCGACATGTCTGATCAGACGTTAACATTCGGTACACCTCCATGTTGTTGCTGCTGTATGTGCTGTAAATGCTGTAGATTTCCTTTTAACAA AAAGACCTTACGAGTAGCATCAGTATTTACCATACAAATTGCCATAGTTCGACCCATTGTATTGTTTGTAGCGGCAGTGCTTTGGACTGACGGCAAGTACGCATCAGGAGACGAG GGAGAACAGTCAAGCATTACTTTTCCAATCCAGGTTTTTAGTGGAGTGTCAACGATTTTGGGAGTCTGGGGACTTCAAATAGTCTACCGGGCCACACGAGACCGATTAACCATGTTTAGAGTTAACTTAAAATTTGCGTCATTCCAGCTAACGTTCGCGATAGTCAACCTACAAAATTTTATATTAGCAATTTTAGGGAAAAACGGGATACCTGCTTGCGAAGGTAGTAGAGGGCCTTTAATGCGTGGTTCAA GACTGAATCACTATTTGTTAGTGATAGAAATGTTCCTACTCTGTATTTTATCCCGATTCGCCTATCGTCGACAGGAGGCAAAGAATATACAAGAGTATAGTATGGATGGAGTGACATCGAGTATAAAAGATTCCAGCGACAAAGAAGTAAATGGCATTGATAACTTTGTTGATGTAGCAACT caTTATAAACGGAAGTGCCAAGTATCAAAGACTATCTACAGTACCTTTACAATAAGGACGAATGCATCGGATGTTTTACAGCAGGACGgctataacaaataa
- the LOC139510087 gene encoding organic solute transporter subunit alpha-like isoform X5: protein MNFKSTATMLNCSNEYPRTEVLYRDLKENQYPDVIVALTICCILCVTMIVIYLEAVYFVFRFHSNTRQKIRIMFLLALCPIIAWTSLLAILVPTATLLSEFTASIYVGVCIVVFLNMLLEYLGGTTQLLTDMSDQTLTFGTPPCCCCCMCCKCCRFPFNKKTLRVASVFTIQIAIVRPIVLFVAAVLWTDGKYASGDEGEQSSITFPIQVFSGVSTILGVWGLQIVYRATRDRLTMFRVNLKFASFQLTFAIVNLQNFILAILGKNGIPACEGSRGPLMRGSRLNHYLLVIEMFLLCILSRFAYRRQEAKNIQEYSMDGVTSSIKDSSDKEVNGIDNFVDVATDDGSRLYRYQQ, encoded by the exons ATCTGAAAGAAAACCAGTACCCTGACGTGATAGTGGCTTTGACAATATGTTGTATACTATGTGTAACGATGATAGTAATATACCTAGAGGCAGTTTACTTTGTGTTCAGATTTCACAGCAACACACGACAGAAAATAAGGATCATGTTCTTACTAGCTCTATGTCCC atcaTTGCATGGACTTCTTTGTTAGCAATTCTAGTACCAACTGCAACATTGCTTAGCGAATTTACTGCCTCAAT ATACGTCGGTGTTTGTATAGTAGTGTTTCTAAACATGTTATTGGAGTATCTGGGAGGGACGACACAACTGTTAACCGACATGTCTGATCAGACGTTAACATTCGGTACACCTCCATGTTGTTGCTGCTGTATGTGCTGTAAATGCTGTAGATTTCCTTTTAACAA AAAGACCTTACGAGTAGCATCAGTATTTACCATACAAATTGCCATAGTTCGACCCATTGTATTGTTTGTAGCGGCAGTGCTTTGGACTGACGGCAAGTACGCATCAGGAGACGAG GGAGAACAGTCAAGCATTACTTTTCCAATCCAGGTTTTTAGTGGAGTGTCAACGATTTTGGGAGTCTGGGGACTTCAAATAGTCTACCGGGCCACACGAGACCGATTAACCATGTTTAGAGTTAACTTAAAATTTGCGTCATTCCAGCTAACGTTCGCGATAGTCAACCTACAAAATTTTATATTAGCAATTTTAGGGAAAAACGGGATACCTGCTTGCGAAGGTAGTAGAGGGCCTTTAATGCGTGGTTCAA GACTGAATCACTATTTGTTAGTGATAGAAATGTTCCTACTCTGTATTTTATCCCGATTCGCCTATCGTCGACAGGAGGCAAAGAATATACAAGAGTATAGTATGGATGGAGTGACATCGAGTATAAAAGATTCCAGCGACAAAGAAGTAAATGGCATTGATAACTTTGTTGATGTAGCAACT GATGATGGCTCTAGACTATACAGATATCAACAGTGA
- the LOC139510087 gene encoding organic solute transporter subunit alpha-like isoform X4, with translation MNFKSTATMLNCSNEYPRTEVLYRDLKENQYPDVIVALTICCILCVTMIVIYLEAVYFVFRFHSNTRQKIRIMFLLALCPIIAWTSLLAILVPTATLLSEFTASIYVGVCIVVFLNMLLEYLGGTTQLLTDMSDQTLTFGTPPCCCCCMCCKCCRFPFNKKTLRVASVFTIQIAIVRPIVLFVAAVLWTDGKYASGDEGEQSSITFPIQVFSGVSTILGVWGLQIVYRATRDRLTMFRVNLKFASFQLTFAIVNLQNFILAILGKNGIPACEGSRGPLMRGSRLNHYLLVIEMFLLCILSRFAYRRQEAKNIQEYSMDGVTSSIKDSSDKEHYKRKCQVSKTIYSTFTIRTNASDVLQQDGYNK, from the exons ATCTGAAAGAAAACCAGTACCCTGACGTGATAGTGGCTTTGACAATATGTTGTATACTATGTGTAACGATGATAGTAATATACCTAGAGGCAGTTTACTTTGTGTTCAGATTTCACAGCAACACACGACAGAAAATAAGGATCATGTTCTTACTAGCTCTATGTCCC atcaTTGCATGGACTTCTTTGTTAGCAATTCTAGTACCAACTGCAACATTGCTTAGCGAATTTACTGCCTCAAT ATACGTCGGTGTTTGTATAGTAGTGTTTCTAAACATGTTATTGGAGTATCTGGGAGGGACGACACAACTGTTAACCGACATGTCTGATCAGACGTTAACATTCGGTACACCTCCATGTTGTTGCTGCTGTATGTGCTGTAAATGCTGTAGATTTCCTTTTAACAA AAAGACCTTACGAGTAGCATCAGTATTTACCATACAAATTGCCATAGTTCGACCCATTGTATTGTTTGTAGCGGCAGTGCTTTGGACTGACGGCAAGTACGCATCAGGAGACGAG GGAGAACAGTCAAGCATTACTTTTCCAATCCAGGTTTTTAGTGGAGTGTCAACGATTTTGGGAGTCTGGGGACTTCAAATAGTCTACCGGGCCACACGAGACCGATTAACCATGTTTAGAGTTAACTTAAAATTTGCGTCATTCCAGCTAACGTTCGCGATAGTCAACCTACAAAATTTTATATTAGCAATTTTAGGGAAAAACGGGATACCTGCTTGCGAAGGTAGTAGAGGGCCTTTAATGCGTGGTTCAA GACTGAATCACTATTTGTTAGTGATAGAAATGTTCCTACTCTGTATTTTATCCCGATTCGCCTATCGTCGACAGGAGGCAAAGAATATACAAGAGTATAGTATGGATGGAGTGACATCGAGTATAAAAGATTCCAGCGACAAAGAA caTTATAAACGGAAGTGCCAAGTATCAAAGACTATCTACAGTACCTTTACAATAAGGACGAATGCATCGGATGTTTTACAGCAGGACGgctataacaaataa
- the LOC139510087 gene encoding organic solute transporter subunit alpha-like isoform X1, which yields MNFKSTATMLNCSNEYPRTEVLYRDLKENQYPDVIVALTICCILCVTMIVIYLEAVYFVFRFHSNTRQKIRIMFLLALCPIIAWTSLLAILVPTATLLSEFTASIYVGVCIVVFLNMLLEYLGGTTQLLTDMSDQTLTFGTPPCCCCCMCCKCCRFPFNKKTLRVASVFTIQIAIVRPIVLFVAAVLWTDGKYASGDEGEQSSITFPIQVFSGVSTILGVWGLQIVYRATRDRLTMFRVNLKFASFQLTFAIVNLQNFILAILGKNGIPACEGSRGPLMRGSRLNHYLLVIEMFLLCILSRFAYRRQEAKNIQEYSMDGVTSSIKDSSDKEVNGIDNFVDVATHYKRKCQVSKTIYSTFTIRTNASDVLQQDGYNK from the exons ATCTGAAAGAAAACCAGTACCCTGACGTGATAGTGGCTTTGACAATATGTTGTATACTATGTGTAACGATGATAGTAATATACCTAGAGGCAGTTTACTTTGTGTTCAGATTTCACAGCAACACACGACAGAAAATAAGGATCATGTTCTTACTAGCTCTATGTCCC atcaTTGCATGGACTTCTTTGTTAGCAATTCTAGTACCAACTGCAACATTGCTTAGCGAATTTACTGCCTCAAT ATACGTCGGTGTTTGTATAGTAGTGTTTCTAAACATGTTATTGGAGTATCTGGGAGGGACGACACAACTGTTAACCGACATGTCTGATCAGACGTTAACATTCGGTACACCTCCATGTTGTTGCTGCTGTATGTGCTGTAAATGCTGTAGATTTCCTTTTAACAA AAAGACCTTACGAGTAGCATCAGTATTTACCATACAAATTGCCATAGTTCGACCCATTGTATTGTTTGTAGCGGCAGTGCTTTGGACTGACGGCAAGTACGCATCAGGAGACGAG GGAGAACAGTCAAGCATTACTTTTCCAATCCAGGTTTTTAGTGGAGTGTCAACGATTTTGGGAGTCTGGGGACTTCAAATAGTCTACCGGGCCACACGAGACCGATTAACCATGTTTAGAGTTAACTTAAAATTTGCGTCATTCCAGCTAACGTTCGCGATAGTCAACCTACAAAATTTTATATTAGCAATTTTAGGGAAAAACGGGATACCTGCTTGCGAAGGTAGTAGAGGGCCTTTAATGCGTGGTTCAA GACTGAATCACTATTTGTTAGTGATAGAAATGTTCCTACTCTGTATTTTATCCCGATTCGCCTATCGTCGACAGGAGGCAAAGAATATACAAGAGTATAGTATGGATGGAGTGACATCGAGTATAAAAGATTCCAGCGACAAAGAAGTAAATGGCATTGATAACTTTGTTGATGTAGCAACT caTTATAAACGGAAGTGCCAAGTATCAAAGACTATCTACAGTACCTTTACAATAAGGACGAATGCATCGGATGTTTTACAGCAGGACGgctataacaaataa
- the LOC139510087 gene encoding organic solute transporter subunit alpha-like isoform X7: MIVIYLEAVYFVFRFHSNTRQKIRIMFLLALCPIIAWTSLLAILVPTATLLSEFTASIYVGVCIVVFLNMLLEYLGGTTQLLTDMSDQTLTFGTPPCCCCCMCCKCCRFPFNKKTLRVASVFTIQIAIVRPIVLFVAAVLWTDGKYASGDEGEQSSITFPIQVFSGVSTILGVWGLQIVYRATRDRLTMFRVNLKFASFQLTFAIVNLQNFILAILGKNGIPACEGSRGPLMRGSRLNHYLLVIEMFLLCILSRFAYRRQEAKNIQEYSMDGVTSSIKDSSDKEVNGIDNFVDVATHYKRKCQVSKTIYSTFTIRTNASDVLQQDGYNK, encoded by the exons ATGATAGTAATATACCTAGAGGCAGTTTACTTTGTGTTCAGATTTCACAGCAACACACGACAGAAAATAAGGATCATGTTCTTACTAGCTCTATGTCCC atcaTTGCATGGACTTCTTTGTTAGCAATTCTAGTACCAACTGCAACATTGCTTAGCGAATTTACTGCCTCAAT ATACGTCGGTGTTTGTATAGTAGTGTTTCTAAACATGTTATTGGAGTATCTGGGAGGGACGACACAACTGTTAACCGACATGTCTGATCAGACGTTAACATTCGGTACACCTCCATGTTGTTGCTGCTGTATGTGCTGTAAATGCTGTAGATTTCCTTTTAACAA AAAGACCTTACGAGTAGCATCAGTATTTACCATACAAATTGCCATAGTTCGACCCATTGTATTGTTTGTAGCGGCAGTGCTTTGGACTGACGGCAAGTACGCATCAGGAGACGAG GGAGAACAGTCAAGCATTACTTTTCCAATCCAGGTTTTTAGTGGAGTGTCAACGATTTTGGGAGTCTGGGGACTTCAAATAGTCTACCGGGCCACACGAGACCGATTAACCATGTTTAGAGTTAACTTAAAATTTGCGTCATTCCAGCTAACGTTCGCGATAGTCAACCTACAAAATTTTATATTAGCAATTTTAGGGAAAAACGGGATACCTGCTTGCGAAGGTAGTAGAGGGCCTTTAATGCGTGGTTCAA GACTGAATCACTATTTGTTAGTGATAGAAATGTTCCTACTCTGTATTTTATCCCGATTCGCCTATCGTCGACAGGAGGCAAAGAATATACAAGAGTATAGTATGGATGGAGTGACATCGAGTATAAAAGATTCCAGCGACAAAGAAGTAAATGGCATTGATAACTTTGTTGATGTAGCAACT caTTATAAACGGAAGTGCCAAGTATCAAAGACTATCTACAGTACCTTTACAATAAGGACGAATGCATCGGATGTTTTACAGCAGGACGgctataacaaataa